The Bacteroidota bacterium sequence AGCCGCCGCCAAGAACGGCCAGGCCGTGCTGATGGCCTACGAGGGCGACCTCGACGTGACGCCGGTCGGGCCGAAGGACTTTGAGCCGGACGAGCTGAAGCGGGCGCTGCGGACGATGATGCTCTCGCGGCGGCTCGACGAGAAGATGCTGACGCTCCTCAAGCAGGGCAAGGGCTTCTTCCACATCGGGGCCTCCGGGCACGAGGCGGCCCAGGTCGGGCTCGGGATGCACCTCCGGGGCGGGCACGACTGGTTCTGCATGTACTACCGCGACCTCGCGATGACGCTCACGCTCGGGATGACGGCGCGCGAGACGATGCTCGCCCACATGGCGAAGGCCGACGACGTCTCCTCGGGCGGGCGCCAGATGTCGGAGCACTTCGGCAACCGCGACCTCCACATCATGTCGACGAGCTCGTCGGTCGGGGCGCAGTACATGCCGGGCGTCGGGTTCGCGCTTGCCAGCCAGCGGCGCGGCGACGACGCGGTCACCTACATCTCGTCCGGCGACGGGGCGACGAGCCAGGGCGCCTTCCACGAGGCCCTCAACTGGAGCGCCCGCGCCGGCGCGCCCGCGCTCTTCCACGTCCAGGACAACAAGTACGCCATCTCGGTCCCCATTGCCGAACAGACCGCCGGCGCGAACATCCACAATATCACCGCCGGCTACCACGGCCTCGCCCGGGCGTCCTACGACGCGACCGACTTCTTCACCGCCTGGGCCGTCGGCAAGGCCGCCGCCGAGCACATCCGCGCCGGCAACGGGCCGGTCGCGCTCGTCGCCGACGTGGTCCGCCTCCTCCCGCACTCGTCCTCCGACAGCCACGACAAGTACCGCGACGCCGACGGGCTGGAGAAGGATAAGGAGCGCGACCCGGTTGCGAAGCTCTCGAAGCGGCTCGTCGAGGCCGGCGTGATGACCGAGGACGACGTCGAGGCGCTGCGGAAGGAGGTCGCGGCGGAGGTCGACGAGGCCGCCGTCTGGGCCGCCGAGCAAGCCGATCCCGATCCGGCGACGGCGCTCGACCACGTCTACGACGAGGCCCCGCCGGAGCTCGACTACGAGGCAACGGAGCCGAGCGGCGAGTTGATCGTCCTCGTCGATGCCATCAACCACGCGCTCGACGAGGAGATGGCGCGCGACGAGCGGGTGATCGTCTACGGCGAGGACGTGGGCGGCGGCAAGGGCGGCGTCTTCACCGCCACGCGCGGCCTGACGGCCAAGCACGGCGCGGACCGCTGCTTCAACTCGCCGCTCGCCGAGCACTCGATCGTCGGGAGCGCCGTCGGGATGGCGGCGGCGGGCTACCGGCCGGTCGTCGAGATCCAGTTCGCGGACTACATCTGGCCCGCGATGCAGGCCATCCGCAACCAGCTTGCCCCGTTCCGCTACCGGTCCAACAACGCGTGGCAGGCCCCGGTCGTGATCCGCGTTCCGTGCGGGGGCTACATCCACGGCGGCCTCTGCCACAGCCAGAACGTCGAGTCGATCTTCGCGCACTTCCCCGGCCTCAAGGTGGCGATGCCGTCGAGCGCCGCCGACGCGAAGGGCCTGCTGAAGACCGCGATCCGCCTCAACGACCCGGTGATCTTCCTGGAGCACAAGTCGCTCTACCGGCAGGGGCCGGCCCGCTCGCCGGAGCCCGACGCCGACTACCTCGTCCCGTTCGGCCAGGCCCGCACCGTCCGCGAAGGGACCGACCTCACGATCGTGACCTACGGCGCGATGGTCTACAAGGCCATGAACGCAGCGAAGGCGCTGGAGAAGGAGGGGGCGAGCGTCGAGGTGATCGACATCCGCACGATGATGCCGCTCGACATGGAGACGATCCTCGCGTCGGTCGTCAAGACCAACCGAGCGCTCGTGCTCTACGAGGACCACGAGTTCGTCGGCTTCGGCTCGGAGATCGCCGCGCAGATCGCGGACACGACGTTTGAGCACCTCGACGCGCCGGTCAAGCGCGTCGCGGGCGCGTTCACCTTCATCCCCTTCGCCGACCCGCTGGAGCGCGCCGTGCTCCCGCAGGACGAGGACGTGCTCGCCGGCGCCCGGTCGGTGCTGAGCTACTAGGACTGGACGAGCGGAGAAAGGGAAGAGTGGAAGGGTTCCAGCATTACCGCTCCGCTAATCTTCCCCGCTTCCGCTCGTCCGCTCTTCTCTCTTCCAGCCATGCCGAAACCGCTGATCCTCCTCGCGGCCCTGGCCCTCGCCGCCCCCGCCTCCGCCCAGCTCGCGTTCACGGCGACCACCCACGACTTCGGCGTGCTGCAAGAGGGCGAGGCCCCGACCTACACGTTCGCGTTCGAGAACGAGGGCCGCGCGCCGCTGACGCTGACCGCCGTCCGCCCGTCGTGCGGCTGCACGACGCCGTCGTTTACGACCGAGGCCGTCGCGCCCGGTGGCACGGGCGAGATCGTCGTGGCCTACGACTCTGAGGGCCGGCCGGGGCCGTTTCGCAAGTCAGTCCGCGTGACGGCGGAGGCGGGCGGAGAGACCCTCGCCGAGACGCTCTACATCACCGGCACCGTGGAGCGCGAGGCGATCACGGACGGTGTCGCCGAGGGCAACCTCCTGTTCGACACCGACGCGGTCGACCTCGGGCCGGTGCCGGCGGACCGGCAGACGACGCACGTCTTCAGGATGCAGCACACCGGCACGCGGCCTATCCGCATCGCCGAGGCGAAGAGCGTTCCCGAGGGCCTACGGATCGCCTACCCCAACACGCCGATCTTCGCGGGCGACCTCGTGCCGCTCCGTGTGACCCTCCGCGCCGGGAGCCCGGCCGGCGACTTCGACTACGCCATCGTCCTCACCACCGATGACGAGGCGCAGCCGACGAAGTCGCTCCGGCTGACCGGCACGGCGCAGTAGGCGATTGTGACCGGCGCGTGACAATAGGGAACGAGCGGGGTGGTATCATGCGGCCGGTCTAGCCCCGATACCCATGCTGAAGCGCTCGCGCCTCCCGGTCTTGCTCGCTCTGTTCGCCTGTGCCGATCTGATGGCTGCGCCGACTGCGGTCGCGCCGGCTGAGACAGAAGCGGTGTCGTACGAGGACGCCTGGACCGCCATTCTCCAGCAGACCGTCACGAGCGACGGGCTGGTGCGGTACGGGCAGATCGGCGGCCCGCTCGCCGCGCAGTTCGAAGAGGTGGTCGCGGCCGTCGAGGCGTTCGACGCCGGCGCGCTCTCGACCGATGCCGAGAAGCTGGCCTTCTGGATGAACGCCTACAACGTCAAGCTCATCGAGCGCGTCCTCGAAGCCGGTACGCCCGCGAACATCGAGGCCCACGGCTTCGACTTCTTCTTCAAGACCCCGATTACGGTCGCCGGGACCGAGGTCACGCTCGACCAGATCGAGAACGTGATCCTCCGGCGCGGTGACGGCCCAGCGGCGCTAACGGCGTTCTACCCGGCCCGGCTCGACCCGCGCCTTCACGTCGGGCTGAACTGCGGGGCGATTTCGTGCCCGCGCCTGCGCCAGACGGCGTTCACCGCGTCGAACGTGGACGCCGAACTGGACCGGGCGATGCGCGACTTCGCAAACGGTACCCAGCACTTCCGGGTCGACGGTGAGACGGTCGTCGTCTCCAGCCTCCTCGACTGGTTCGCTGCTGACTGGGACATGGCTGGCGAGCCCGCGGGCGACTACCTCCTCGGCTACCTCGACCCTAGCCGTCCGGGCGCGGACCGGCTGCGGAGCCTCTTCGAGGGGCGCGCGGCCGCCGAGATCAAAGCGCAGCCGGGCGTTCAGTTCGAGTACCTGTGGACCCTCAACGCCGCCGGCTGACGCTATGCTGAACCCCACCGTGTGCCTGCTCGCGCTCGTCCTCCTGCCGCTGTCGGCGCACGCCCAGGCGTGGACCCAGGAGCCGGGCCGGGTCTACCTCAAGCTCACCCAGGGCTTCGCCAACGCCTCCGAGCGCTTCGACGCGAGCGGCGACGTGGTCCCGTACGACCCCGCCCTCGGCGAGGACGCCGACACGCCGTTCCGCGACCGGAGCCGCTACCTCTACGGCGAGGTCGGCCTCGTGCCGAGCCTGACGCTCTTCGGGACGATCCCGTACAAGCGCCTCTTCGTGCGCGAGGGCCTGGCCGGTACCGAAACGCCCATCGAGCGGCAGTCCTCCGATCTCGGCTCGGCGATGCTCGGGCTGCGGGTCGGGCTCGCCGACGCCGTCGGGTGGAGCGAGAGCCTGAACACGCTTGCGGTCAACGCGGCACTCACGCTCCCGCTCGGCTACCGGCGCAACGTCTCGCCGACGGTCGGGCCGGGGCAGGTGGACGCGCAGTTCTTGCTGTCCTACGGGCGGAGCTTCTGGCCGGTCCCGGCCTACGGGCAGGCGGCGATCGGCTACCGGCACCGCACCTCCGTCTTCGACCTGTCGCGCATCATCGACTGCCCGGACGCGCAGCCCGACGACGCGGAGGAGGTCTGCGTCACCGACGGCGGGGCGGAGGTCGACTACAGCGACGAGCTGCTGCTCACGCTGGAGGCGGGGTACACGTTCTTCGACCGCCTACTCCTACAGGGCCTGCTCGACGTAGCGTGGTCGCTCCAGGAGCCCGAAGTCGTCGAGGCAGCGATCGGGCTGCAGCCGGAGGCGTTCCCGCAGCAGCGCCTCGTACGCACCGGCCTCGGCGCGACCGTCACGCTCTTCGGCGAGACCGGCCTGAGCGTGCAGGCGTTCACCGCGCCCTATGCCCGCAACGCCCTCCGCGCGGTCGAGGTCTTCGTCGGGATCGAGACGCGGCTGTGACAACCGAAAGAGGCCCGCAGCCGGTGGGGCTGCGGGCCTCGGAAAGCCTGGCGGTCGGAAGAGCGCTTAGCCCTGCTCCTGCACCTGGCGGACGCACTCGGGCTGCTTCTGGGCGCCGCTGCCTGTAAGTCGAGACGGGCCCGCTGCTCATGCTCGAGACCTACGCTAGCGCACCACGACGAGCTGGCGCGTCTCGACGCGAGCAGTGCTCTCGACGCGGACCGCGTAGACCCCCGCTGCCAGCCCACTGAGGTCGAACCTCAAGGAAGCACCAGACGCTGCCGTCTCTTCGCTCACCCTCAGCACCCGACGGCCGAGCGCGTCGTAGAGAGTAGCGCGAACAAAGCCTGGCTTTTGGAGCTGCACATGCACCCGCGCCTGTGTCGAGGCTGGATTCGGCCACACCGCCGATACCACTTCTGCATCGGGTGTCGCACCGTCTGCCGTTGCAACGCCGCCGGTGAGCGTGAAGGACTCTTCCGCAACGGTGAAGAATGGGGAGCCGACAGCGTGAACTTTCAGGCGCCCTTCCATGGTGGGAGTCGCCGGCATAGTTACCGTCGTCTCCCCACTGTTGGGTACGGCTTCCGCCACGAGCGTCCAAGCCTTGCCGTTGTCAGTCGATACCAGCACGTCGACCGCCTCTACGCCGATCTCGCCGTCGTTGGTGCCTGCGACATCCCACGTGACTGCGATACGGCTGCCGACGGGGTACTGAGTCCCTGGTGGAACGGAGGTGATGGCAAACGGGCCTTCTGACGTACGCACGCGCACGAGTGTGTGGGCGGTGGCTTGCGCGCCCCCACCCGGGACGTTGTCACGAACGGTGAGCTGAAACGCGTAGGTTGTCTCCTCGTCGAGTGGAGACTCGTCGGTAAAGGGGGTGCTGTCGAGGAAGCGGCGTAGGTCGGGGATGGTCCGTGCCGACTTCGGGCTCGGGTCAAGCGCGCGCACGCGGGGAATGGCACCAGTGCCGTCTCCGAATGTGTCGATTTGCTCCCAGGCATAAGTCAGAGGAGTCCCCGAGTCGTCCGACGCAGTTCCGTCGAGCGTCACGAACGCGCCCAGCGGAACCGTCACAGACTCGGAAGCACTCACCACAGGCAGGTCGTTGCCGGTGGGTGTAGCTGCGCCGCAACTCCCCTCCGGACTCTCCAGGAACACAGCCATCGAGTCGACCGAAGCGCTGTGGAAGTGAAAGCCTACGCGTTCCGACTCGGGCCGATAGGTAGCGAGGTACGGGTATGCCATGAGCGTGTAACCCGGGCCAGGCTCGACGCCGATAGGCTGAGGGTCGAAAAGGGGAAGAGGCTGAACGAACGTGTGGGGTGCCCCGAGCTGGTGCCCCAACTCGTGCGGGAAGACGAGGAGGTCGAAGGGTGTTGTCCCGAGACCAACACTGGAGAACGCCATCGCTTTGAAGCCCGAGACGCAGGCCGCACGCTGAAAAGCTAGTCCTCCGCCCAGTTCCAAGGCGATGAGGTGACCCACGTCGTAGTTCTCGTCTCCGATGACCTCGTCTATTGTTTCTTGTATAGGTACCAAGAGGTCCGGAGCGTTCGGCGAGAAAGGATCGGTCTCGGGGTCGGTGTAGATGACTTGGTCGTTGTTTTCGACAAGCTCGAACCGGACAGCCAGGTCGCGCTCGAAGAAAGCGTTGACCCGGTTGACGCTGGCCGCGATGGCCCCGAGCGCTTGAGCCACGGTACCGCCGCGACTTACGGTATACTCACCTGTAGCCGCCACAGCCAAGCGGTAGGTGCGAAGCGTCTCGCCGATGGGAGCCGAGCGCAGCGACACCGGCAGGGGAGAGGTTGCCCCTGCCAGGTCGTGTCTGAGTGAGGTGAAGATGGCGTTCGGGATTACAAGCGCCGAGGCGCGGTAGACGGCGCTATACTCCAGGCCCAGCGCGCTGGTCGATCCTAGCGGATCAATCACGATCGCCCCGTCCGCGTCGTAGAGCAGGCCCGACACGCCGTGGGGAGTCACGGCAACCCGTCCACTTGACGCTCCGCGGACGACGTACGTGCGGATGTCCGGGTAGCGAGCCTGAAGGCTAGGAGCCAGTACCGGCGTTTCCACTATCGTCGCGGTCATGCTGGCTCCCTCAGGCAGCGGAAGTCGCATCGCCACAGGAGTGAGCGATACCT is a genomic window containing:
- a CDS encoding DUF547 domain-containing protein — translated: MLKRSRLPVLLALFACADLMAAPTAVAPAETEAVSYEDAWTAILQQTVTSDGLVRYGQIGGPLAAQFEEVVAAVEAFDAGALSTDAEKLAFWMNAYNVKLIERVLEAGTPANIEAHGFDFFFKTPITVAGTEVTLDQIENVILRRGDGPAALTAFYPARLDPRLHVGLNCGAISCPRLRQTAFTASNVDAELDRAMRDFANGTQHFRVDGETVVVSSLLDWFAADWDMAGEPAGDYLLGYLDPSRPGADRLRSLFEGRAAAEIKAQPGVQFEYLWTLNAAG
- a CDS encoding thiamine pyrophosphate-dependent enzyme, yielding MSTKTPQKKTRKKSPANGKAAANGKAAAKNGQAVLMAYEGDLDVTPVGPKDFEPDELKRALRTMMLSRRLDEKMLTLLKQGKGFFHIGASGHEAAQVGLGMHLRGGHDWFCMYYRDLAMTLTLGMTARETMLAHMAKADDVSSGGRQMSEHFGNRDLHIMSTSSSVGAQYMPGVGFALASQRRGDDAVTYISSGDGATSQGAFHEALNWSARAGAPALFHVQDNKYAISVPIAEQTAGANIHNITAGYHGLARASYDATDFFTAWAVGKAAAEHIRAGNGPVALVADVVRLLPHSSSDSHDKYRDADGLEKDKERDPVAKLSKRLVEAGVMTEDDVEALRKEVAAEVDEAAVWAAEQADPDPATALDHVYDEAPPELDYEATEPSGELIVLVDAINHALDEEMARDERVIVYGEDVGGGKGGVFTATRGLTAKHGADRCFNSPLAEHSIVGSAVGMAAAGYRPVVEIQFADYIWPAMQAIRNQLAPFRYRSNNAWQAPVVIRVPCGGYIHGGLCHSQNVESIFAHFPGLKVAMPSSAADAKGLLKTAIRLNDPVIFLEHKSLYRQGPARSPEPDADYLVPFGQARTVREGTDLTIVTYGAMVYKAMNAAKALEKEGASVEVIDIRTMMPLDMETILASVVKTNRALVLYEDHEFVGFGSEIAAQIADTTFEHLDAPVKRVAGAFTFIPFADPLERAVLPQDEDVLAGARSVLSY
- a CDS encoding reprolysin-like metallopeptidase encodes the protein MFRLAFLLASPALLLLVPTTFAQPSLWVEASASEAPERADLTTYRTVRFDLDALRGMLSAPEVSLTPVAMRLPLPEGASMTATIVETPVLAPSLQARYPDIRTYVVRGASSGRVAVTPHGVSGLLYDADGAIVIDPLGSTSALGLEYSAVYRASALVIPNAIFTSLRHDLAGATSPLPVSLRSAPIGETLRTYRLAVAATGEYTVSRGGTVAQALGAIAASVNRVNAFFERDLAVRFELVENNDQVIYTDPETDPFSPNAPDLLVPIQETIDEVIGDENYDVGHLIALELGGGLAFQRAACVSGFKAMAFSSVGLGTTPFDLLVFPHELGHQLGAPHTFVQPLPLFDPQPIGVEPGPGYTLMAYPYLATYRPESERVGFHFHSASVDSMAVFLESPEGSCGAATPTGNDLPVVSASESVTVPLGAFVTLDGTASDDSGTPLTYAWEQIDTFGDGTGAIPRVRALDPSPKSARTIPDLRRFLDSTPFTDESPLDEETTYAFQLTVRDNVPGGGAQATAHTLVRVRTSEGPFAITSVPPGTQYPVGSRIAVTWDVAGTNDGEIGVEAVDVLVSTDNGKAWTLVAEAVPNSGETTVTMPATPTMEGRLKVHAVGSPFFTVAEESFTLTGGVATADGATPDAEVVSAVWPNPASTQARVHVQLQKPGFVRATLYDALGRRVLRVSEETAASGASLRFDLSGLAAGVYAVRVESTARVETRQLVVVR
- a CDS encoding DUF1573 domain-containing protein; its protein translation is MPKPLILLAALALAAPASAQLAFTATTHDFGVLQEGEAPTYTFAFENEGRAPLTLTAVRPSCGCTTPSFTTEAVAPGGTGEIVVAYDSEGRPGPFRKSVRVTAEAGGETLAETLYITGTVEREAITDGVAEGNLLFDTDAVDLGPVPADRQTTHVFRMQHTGTRPIRIAEAKSVPEGLRIAYPNTPIFAGDLVPLRVTLRAGSPAGDFDYAIVLTTDDEAQPTKSLRLTGTAQ